The Pseudomonas benzenivorans region TTCGGCCTCCCGTCCCGGCTGCGCCTGGCCGGGGCGACTGTCACGGCGCTCGCAGCTCTCCAGACTGGCGACCATGCCCTCGACATAGAGCACCGCCTCGGCCAGCTTGTTCAGCTCGGCCGGCGGCGGCACCACCTGCTCGCGCCAGCCGGCGACCGTCTGCAACTGAGCCGCCAGCGAGTTGCCCGCCGAACTGAGGCCGACCATGCCCAGGGTCTTGCTCAACTTGCCGAGCAAGGCATGCAGGCTGCCGAGGTTCTCCGCCTGCACCGTACCGCGCTCGATCAGATCGAGCATGTCCTTGAGACTGGTCAGTTCCTCGCGGATCGCCGAGCTCAGCGAGCGCATCACCGACTGTCCGGGACCGGCCAGGCGCCGATACTCCTCTTCCAGCAGGTGGTCGGTGAACGGCAAGGGGGTCAGACCGAAGACATCCCGCACCGGGGTGACGGCCGGCCCGCGGCTGTCGCCCAGCGCGACCAGGTAGAGCAGCTCCTTGAGCAGGCTGCGGGGCGTTTCATACTGGGCGTGGGCGAGCATCTGCTTGAGCTCGCGGTCGACCCTGGAGAACAGCTGCTTACGCGACTTGCGCGCCAACAGCTGGCCGTCGAGCTGGGCTTCCAGAGCCGCCGCGGCGATCCAGCACAGACGCCCCTGGGGCTCGTTGCCATACAGCCCGTCCAGACGGTTCATCGCTCGGGCCATCAGCTTCAGGCTCGCCAGGGCGTTCTGCTCGCGAATGAAACCGAGCAGCCCGACCTGGTACATGTGTCGCAGGCGCCGCCCCTCGGTTTGCTTGGCCGCGGCATCCAGGGCCGGCGTCGCACGGCGCGGGCGCTGCTGATCGAGGCGCACACTGAAGAAGAAGCTCTCGGGCAGAGCCGCCTGCCCTCCGGCCAGACGCAGGTGGTTGATCGCCGGCAGCAGCAGCTCGGGCATTTCCTGGCGGTGGGCGTCGACACTCTCCAGATAGCGGCGCAGCACATGCAAGGCATTGCTCAAGGCCGCCAGCTGTTCGTCGCGCTCGCTGCCGGCATCGGCGGGAATGTCGGTGGCCTGATCGAGCACTTCCTGGGCCAGCAACTCCGCACCGGTCAACTCGATCAGACTGAGCGCGCCGCGCACCTGCTGCAGCCCTTCCACCGCCTGCTGCAGCAGGCTGCCGTTGTGCCGTTCGGCAATGAACTGCTCCAGGCTGGACTCGGCCTCTTCCATGGTGGTGAACAGTTCATCGCGCACCAGACTCAGCGACCTGGTTCCTGAAACCATGGCTAACGCGCCTCCCGCGCCGATAGAAAAGACAGTTGCGGGCAGCGCATCAGTCGGCGAACTCCGGTTTCTGCTTGCTCATGTGCGCCGCCATGGCCACGCGCAGATCTGCCGACTGCAGCATCGCGGCGTTCCAGGTGGCGACGTACTCCAGGCCATCGTCGACCCGGTGGTCGCGCATGTAGCGAATCATTTCCTTGGTGCCACGCACCGCGATCGGCGACTTGGCGGCGATCTCCCAGGCGATCTCCATCACCCCGTCGAGCAGCGCCGAGGCATCGCCGAAGGTGCGGTTGACCAGGCCGATGCGGCGCGCTTCCTCGCCGTCGATGGTCCGACCGGTATAGGCCAGCTCGCGCATCATGCCGTCGCCGATGATCCGCGGCAGGCGCTGCAGGGTGCCGACATCCGCGGCCATGCCGATGTCGATCTCCTTGATCGAGAACTGCGCATCGACGGTGGAATAACGCATGTCGCAGGCGGCGATCAGGTCGATGGCACCGCCCAGGCAGTAGCCCTGGATCGCCGCCAGCACCGGCTTGCGACACTGGTCCACGGCATTGAACGAACCCTGCAGCTCGAGGATCTTGCGCCGCAGGGTCTCGGCGTTGCGGCCGACGTCCTTGCCCAGCTGGCTGCCGACCTGGGCCAGCAGCATCAGGTCGATACCGGAGGAGAAATGCTTGCCGGCCCCCGACAAAACCACCACCCGGACCTCGTCCGTGGCGTCGACCCAGCGGAAGATCTCGATGATCTCCGACCAGAAGTCGGCATTCATGGCATTGACCTTTTCCGGCCGATTGATCGTCACATGGGCGACCTTATCTGCCAACTCGACACGAAAGGCTTTGTAGTCGGACACGGCAGTCATCCTCGATATAGATGGCGCGAACACGCTGAGAATTCTTGGGATTAGAACCGGGCAACTATAACAAGGACGTCATGAATGTCGATGCCGACCACTGTGATGCAGGCCACGTCACTGAACTTCAGCCGGGGTCGGGGTTCCCGCGTTAAGCAATTGATCTGCCTGGAATGCAGCGGCTGGGCGCGGCAGCGACGCAACGTCGCTGCACACCCCGGGCCTAGGCCTTGATGCAGTCGACCGTGTAGAGCGTGCCCTGCGGGCCCTCCTGGCGCTGCAGGCCATGCACGTCCGCATCGAAGCCGGGGAAGCTGTTATCGAAGGTGCGGGCGAACGCCAGGTAATCGATGATCGCCCGGGTGGCCGGGGTGAAGCGCTCGCCCGGCATGATCAGCGGAATGCCCGGCGGGTAAGGCACCAGCATCACCGCGGCGATGCGCCCTTCGAGCCGGTCGATCGGCACGGCCTCAACCTCGCCGCGCACCAGCTGGTCGTAGGCGTCGGCCGGCTTCAGCGCCACCTCCGGCAGCACCGTGTACATGCGCTTGAGCGCCTTGGCCGTGGCGTTCTCCCGGTAGCAGCCGTGCAGTGCATCGCACAGGTCGCGCAGGCCCATGCCCTGGTAGTGGGCGCCACCGGCCTGGGCGATGGAGGGCAAGGCCTCGCTCAACGCCTGGTTCGCGTCGTAGCAGCGCTTGAACTCCAGCAACTCGGTCAGCAGGGTGCTCCACTTGCCCTTGGTGATGCCCATGGAGAACAGCACCAGGAAGGAGTACAGACCGGTCTTCTCCACCACCAGGCCGCGCTCCCAGAGGAACTTGCCGACCACCGCCGCGGGTATCCCGCACTGGTCCAGGGTGCCGCCGGCGGTCAGCCCCGGGGTCACCAGGGTGACCTTGATCGGGTCGAGCAGCACATAGTCATCGGCCACCTCGCCGAAACCGTGCCAGTCCGCCTGGGGCTGCAGCAGCCAGTCGCCGGTGGCCACCTCTTCCGCGCCTTCGGCCCGGGGCGGTTGCCAGATGCTGAACCACCAGTCGTCGGCCTCGAGGTTCTGCCGCAGATTGGCCAGGGCACGGCGAAAGCTCAGGGCCTCGTCGAAGGTCTCCTGGATCAGCGAGCGACCGGCCGGCCCCTCCATCATCGCCGAGGCCACGTCCAGGGAGGCGATGATGCCGTACTGCGGCGAGGTGGAAATATGCATCATGAAGGCTTCGTTGAAGCGGTCGCGATCCAGCTGGCGGCTGCCGCTGTCCCGCACGTGGATCATCGAGGCCTGGCTGAAGGCCGCCAGCAGCTTGTGGGTGGAATGAGTGGTGAACACCAGCGGCCCCTCGGCCTCGCACGAAGTGCCCATGCCGTAACGCCCGGCATAGAACTCGTGGAAGGCGGCATAGGCGTACCAGGCCTCGTCGAAGTGCAGCACCTCGACGCTGTCGCCCAGGGTCTGCTTGATCAGCTCGGCGTTGTAACACAGGCCGTCGTAGGTGGAGTTGGTCACCACCGCGAGCTTGACCTTCGGCGCCCCGCCGCCGGCCGCGCGGGCCTGGGCCAGCGGGCTGGCGGCGATCTTGGCGCGGATCGAGTCGGCGGAGAACTCGCTCAACGGAATCGGCCCGATGATGCCCAGCTCGTTGCGTTCCGGGCTCAGGTACAGGGGGATGGCGCCGGTCATGATGATCGAATGGAGGATCGACTTGTGGCAGTTGCGGTCCACCAGCACCAGGTCGTCGCGACCGACCATGCTGTGCCAGACGATCTTGTTGGCCGTCGAGGTGCCGTTGATCACGAAGTAGGTGTGGTCGGCGCCGAAGTTGCGCGCCGCCCGCGCCTCGGCCTCGGCCAGGGGACCGGTGTGATCCAGCAGCGAACCCAGCTCCGGCACCGACACCGACAGGTCCGAGCGCAGCGTGTTCTCGCCGAAGAACTGGTGGAAGGCCTGGCCCACCGGGCTCTTGCGGTAGGCCACGCCGCCGCCATGGCCGGGGGTGTGCCAGGAGTAGTTGGACTGGGCGGTGTGCTGCACCAGGGCCTTGAAGAACGGCGGCAGTAGGCCGTCGAGGTAATTGCGTGCGGCGCGAGCCACCTGGCGAGCGAGGAACGCCACCGTGTCCTCGAACAGGTAGAGGATGCCGCGCAGCTGGTTGAGGTCGGCCATGGCCTCGGCCGGCGCGTTCTCGATGGTCACCTGCTCGCCGAGGGCGAAGATCGGCAAGTGCGGCGCCCGCACCCGGGCGATACGGATCAGCTCGACCATGTCCGCCAGAAGGTGCTTGTTCTCCCCCGCGCCCTCGGCCGTCACCAGGATGCAGGCCAGGCCGTGGTGGGTCGAGGCGACGATGCGGCCCTCCGCGGCGCTGGCGGTGGCGACGATGCTGAAGCCGTCCTGTTCCAGTTCGCGGGCGATGGCCCGCACCCGCTCGCCGGCCACGGTGTCGGCCTTGATGTCGCGGTGGACGATCAGCACGGGGAACTTGAGGTCTTTGTACATGGCGGCTCCTGCTCGGCGATAAGGGTTGGCCTGCCCTCAGGGTAGAGGCTCCGGGAGGCCATGTGACAAGAAAGTTATAAGAACCCGGCTGCATGTCGCCTCTCGCCCACCCAACCAGAACTGCAAAATGACTCGTCAGCACGTCTTAATGACCAGTTTTTTCATCTAATTGATGCCTTGTGAGTCTTATTGTCGAACCAACTGCTCTCTAGACTGGCCCCATCTGACACGCAACCTTGGAGATAACAACAATGAACGTCCTCCTGCTCGGCGCGGGCCACATCGGCTACACCATCGCCCAACTGCTGCACAAATCCGGCGACTACCAGGTGCTGGTGGCCGACCGCGACGCCACCTCGCTGCAGGCCATCGCCGACCTGGGCATCGCCACCCGCGAGCTCGACTCGGCCGACAGCAAAGCCCTGGAAGCCGCCATGCAGGGTCAGGATGCGGTGCTCAACGCCCTGCCCTATCACATGGCCATCGCCGTGGCCCAAGCCGCCAAGGCCACCGCCACCCACTACTTCGACCTGACCGAAGACGTGCACGCGACCAAGACCATCATGGAACTGGCCAAGGACGCCAAGACCGCCTTCATGCCGCAGTGCGGCCTGGCCCCGGGCTTTATCGGCATCGCCGCCCACTCCCTGGCGCGCCACTTCGACAGCGTGCGCGAGGTGAAGATGCGCGTCGGCGCCCTGCCCGAGTTCCCCACCAATGCGCTGAAGTACAACCTGACCTGGAGTGTCGACGGCCTGGTCAACGAGTACTGCCACCCCTGCGAGGCGATCCGCAACGGCAAGCTGCAGATGGTCCAGCCACTGGAAGGTCTGGAGCACTTCTCCCTAGACGGCGTCGAGTACGAGGCCTTCAACACCTCCGGCGGCCTCGGCACCCTGTGCGAGACCCTGCAAGGCAAGGTCGAGGTGCTCGACTACAAGACCGTGCGCTACCCGGGCCACCGCGACCTGATGAAGTTCCTCCTGGAGGACCTGCGCCTGGCCGACAACCAGGACAAGCTCAAGGACATCCTGCACGGCGCGGTGCCCAGCACCATGCAGGACGTGGTGCTGGTGTTCGTCACCGTCAATGGCCTGCGCGGCGGCAAGCTGGTGCAGGAAGTGTTCAGCCGCAAGATCTTCGCCGCCGAACAGAACGGCCGCCTGACCAGTGCCATCCAGATCACCACCGCCGCCGGCATCTGCGCCGCCCTGGACCTGTTCCGCGAGCAGCGCCTGCCGCAGTCGGGCTTCATCAGCCAGGAGCAGGTGTCGCTGGAAGACTTCCTGGGCAACCGTTTCGGTCAGGCCTACGAGGAGCAAGAGGTGCAGACTCAAGAGGCCGCCTAAGCCTCAGTGAGTCCCCGATCCCCGGTCGCCGGCAGTAACCCTGTCGGCGACCGGGGATTTTTATTGCCCGCGCTATAGACGCCTATGGCGCCGCGCCCACGCCTGCGCGGCGGTCGACGCCGCGTCGCAGCCTGCCCGGCTAGAGCTTCTGTCCGCGATCCAGCTTGCACGAGAGGATGATCGAGGTGGTGGTCTTCTCCACCCCGTCCACCTCGCCGATCTCGTCCAGCAGCTGGTCGAGGCGCTCCGGCGAATCGGCGCGCAACCAGGCAACGAAATCGAACTCGCCACTGACGGTACACAGCTGCTGCACCTCGGCCATGCTGGTCAGGCGGCGCAGCACCTCCTTGCCCGAGCGCGGCTGCAGGGTGATGCCGACATAGGCCTGCAGGCCGCCGTCCAGCACCCGCTGGCCCAGGCGCAGGCCGTAGCCGGTGATGACCTTGTTCTTCTCCAACCGGGCGATGCGCGAGATCACCGTGGTGCGGGCGATGCCCAGTTTGCGCGCCAGCATGGCCACGCTCTCGCGGGCGTTGAGTTGCAGCGCGGCGATCAGCTGGCGGTCGATATCGTCCAGGCGCAACGGGTTCAGATCAGACATTCAGGAAGGGTCCCAAGATTTCAGGTCACAACGAGGCGCCGCCCGGCCAGGCCGAGCGGCGATTGCAATGGAGTGTTCGGGCACGCCCCGGTCGAGCGCGCCCGGCGACCTGCTCCACAGACGAACGCGCCTGGGCAGTCTGCGCAAGCGGCGAAGATTCGTAAAGGAACAGGCGCAGCGCCGCACCGGGGCCCCGCGCCGGTACGGCGCGGGGCCGACGGCCTCACCGTCCCTGGCAGGCGTCCACCCGCAGACGTCGCTCCAGCAGGCGGAAGGCCTGTACCAGCAGGTAGGCGGCGAGCAGGTAGAACAGCCCGGCGGCGAAGAAGATCTCCACCGGCTGGTAGGTGCGGGCGATGATGGTGCGCGACATGCCGGTCAGCTCCAGCAGGGTGATGGTGCTGGCCAGGGCGCTGGCCTTGAGCATCAGGATCACCTCGTTGCTGTAGGCCGGCAGGCCGATGCGCGCGGCCCGCGGCAGGACGATGTACAGCAGCGCCTGCCAGTGCGCCATGCCCAGGGCCCGTGCCGCCTCTATCTCCCCCGGCGGCACCGCCTGGATGGCGCCCCGCAGGATCTCGGCGATATAGGCGGCGGTGTGCAGCGTCAGGGTGATGATGGCGCACCAGTAGGCGTCGCGCAGGTAGGGCCACAGCGGCCCCTCGCGCACCGCATCGAACTGCGCCAGGCCGTAGTAGACCAGGAACAGCTGCACCAGCAGCGGCGTGCCGCGGAAGAAGAAGATGTAGCCGTAGGGCACCACCCGCAGCCACCAGTGCCGCGAGGCCCGGGCGATGCCCAGGGGCAACGCCAGGATCAGCCCGGCGATCACCGCGATGCCGACCAGCTCCAGGGTCAGCCAGGCGCCCTCGGCCAGGCGCGGCAGCCACTTGACGATCAGTTCCCAGTTCATGCGGCAGCCCTCAGGAATCCACGGCTGGCACGCTTCTCGAGCAGGTGCAGGCCGATCATGGCGAGAATGGTCAGGCTCAGGTAGATGAACGCGGCCACCAGGAAGAAGGTGAAGGGTTCCTTGCTGGCGGTCACGGCGATCTGCGAGCGGCGCATGATCTCCTCCAGGCCGATCACCGAGACCAGGGCGGTGTCCTTCATCAGGATCATGAACAGGTTGCCCAGGCCCGGCAGGGCGATGCGCCACATCTGCGGCAGGATCAGCCGCCAGAGTATCCGGGGCTTGGACAGGCCGAGGGCCTGGCCGGCCTCGCGGTGGCCCTTGGGGATGGCCAGGATGGCGCCGCGGAACACCTCGGTGGCGTAGGCGCCGAAGCACAGGCCGAGGGCGATGGTGCCGGCGGCGAAGGGCGACAGTTCCAGGCTGACCACGCCGAGCAGGTCGGCCAGGCTGCGCATCAAACTGACCGTGCCGAAGTAGATCAGCAGCACCCAGAGCAACTCGGGCACGCCGCGCACCAGGGTCGAATAGCTGCCGCCCAGCCATTGCAGCGGCTTGTACGGCGAAGTCTTGGCCAGGGCGCCGAGCAGCCCGAGGACCAGGCCCAGGCTCAGCGCCGACAGCGCCAACTTGATGGTCATCGCGGCGCCGGCGAGCAGCGCCGGGCCGAATCCAAAGAGATCGAGAGTCATGCTTCAAACCACCGCTGGGGCCGGTCAATAGATGCTGAAGGGGAAGTACTTGTCGTTGATCTGCTGGTAGGTGCCGTCGGCGACCATCTCCTTCAACGCGGCGTTGAGCTTCTCGCGCAGCGGATCGCCCTTGCGCACGGCCACCCCAATCTTGTCGTTGTCCAGCACCGGCTCGCCCTTGAACTCGAAGTTCTGCCCGACCTCGCTCTTGAGCCATTCCCAGTTGACGAAGGTATCCGCCAGCACGCCGTCGAGACGGCCCGAGGACAGGTCGAGGTATGCGTTTTCCTGGGTGTCGTACAGCTTGATGTCGACCACGCCGTCGAGGTTGTCTTCCAGCCAGGTGCCGGCGATGGTGGCGCGCTGGGCGCCGATCACCTTGCCCTGCAGGCCGGCCTTGTCGGCCTTCAGGTCGCGGCCTTTCGGCGCGATGAACTGCAGCTTGTTGGTGTAGTAGGGCTCGGTGAAGTCGACCGCCTGCTGGCGTTCCTCGGTGATCGACATCGACGACACGAGGAAGTCGAACTTCCTGGCATTCAGCGCCGGGATGATGCCGTCCCAATCGGAGGTGACCACTTCGCACTCGGCCTGCAGCTTGGCGCACAGGGCCTGGGCGATCTCCACGTCGAAGCCGACCACCTGGCCATCGGCGTCGATCAGGTTGAAGGGGGGGTAGGCGCCTTCGGTGCCGATCTTCAGCTTGTCGGCGGCCACCGCAGGAGTGGCGAAGGCCAGGGTGGCGGCCGCGGCCAGCAGGATCTTCTTGTAGTTATGCATGATGAGGCTCCCTCAGTGGTTACTGGACATGAACTGCTTGCAGCGCGCCGACTGCGGGTTGTCGAACACCTGCTCCGGCGGGCCCTGCTCCTCCACCAGGCCCTGATGGAGGAACACCACCTCGCTGGACACCTGGCGGGCGAAATTCATCTCGTGAGTGACCAGCAGCATGGTGCGGCCCTCCTCGGCCAGGGCGCGGATAACGCTGAGCACTTCCTGGACCATTTCCGGGTCGAGGGCCGAGGTCGGCTCGTCGAACAGGATCACCTTGGGTTCCATGCACAGGGTGCGGGCGATGGCCGCGCGCTGCTGCTGGCCGCCGGACAGCTGGTTGGGGTAGACGTGACGCTTGTCGGCGATGCCGACCTTGGCCAGCAGCGCCTCGGCCCGTTCGGTGGCCTCGGCCTTGCTCAGGCCCAGCACCCGGCGCGGCGCCTCGGTGATGTTGTCGAGCACGCTCATGTGCGGCCACAGGTTGAAGTTCTGGAAGACGAAGCCCAGCTCGCTGCGCAGCCGGTTGATCTGCTTGGCGCTGGCCGCGTGCAGTTCGCCGGCCGCCCCGCGTTTGAGCTGCAGTTCCTCGCCATTGACGATGATCTGCCCCTGATGGGGGTTTTCCAGCAGATTGATGCAACGCAGGAAGGTCGACTTGCCGGAGCCGGAGGAGCCGAGGATGGAGATCACGTCGCCGTCGCGGGCGCCCAACGAGATGCCCTTGAGCACCTCGTGATCGCCGTAGCGCTTGTGCAGGTCGCGAATCTCCAGGGCGAAGGGGGAGCTGGTCATGCAGTACCTCTTATTATTCTTTTTAAGCCTGGCAAATACTGCCGGTCGCCAGGGCCTTGCAGCTAACAGTCAGGCGTCATCGACGGCCTGAATGGCGTCATCCGCGCGCCGGGGACGGCGCTGCTACGGGCTATGCGGACGCCGACCCAGGCCGCCGTTGGGTACCGATGAAAACAAGGATGGGCACAGGCCTCAAACGAAAAGAAGGACTCGGTTCATTCCAAAATCTACGGAAGCCGGAGGAGCGCACGGCTGCGCAATTCGCCCGGCCTGCGCCTGACCGATCGACGGTCGCCGACTCGTCGGCACGGCCAGGGCCGCGCGCTACGCTCAAAGAGTTGGCAACTTGCGGAGGTGGAAGATGACCAGCACATTCTCGATTCACCCGGCGGTCGACAACGGCATCCAACCCGGTGTCGAGGGCTTCGCCGGCGGCACCCTGGTCTGTCATTGCCCCCAGGACCCGGTCAAGGTGCAGATCGACGCGCAGTCGGCGCACAATCACGCCTGCGGCTGCACCAAATGCTGGAAGCCCAAGGGCGCCTTGTTCTCCCTGGTGGCGGTGGTGCCACGGGACAAGCTCAAGGTCACCGAGCACGCCGAGAAGCTCGCCGTGGTCGACGCCGGCGCCACCATCCAGCGCCACGCCTGTCGCCAGTGCGGGGTACACATGTTCGGCCGCATCGAGAACAGCGCACACCCCTTCTACGGGCTCGATTTCGTCCACACCGAACTGTCGCCGGACCGGGGCTGGTCCGCCCCGCAGTTCGCCGCCTTCGTGTCCTCGATCATCGAGTCGGGCACCAGCCCGGCGCTCATGGGCGAGGTGCGCGCCCGCCTGAAGTCGCTCGGCCTGGAGCCCTACGACTGCCTGTCGCCGGCCCTGATGGATGCCATCGCCACACACGTGGCCAAGGCCGCGGGCACGCTGAAGGGCTGAGTAAATCCCGGGCCGGCGCCTGACGTCGCCCCCGGCAGCGCTCGACGGGCGACGGTAGCGGTGCCCTGCACCGACCGACCAGGCCTACTTGTCGCCCGGAGCCCGGGCGCGGGCCGCGTGGCTATAGGGCCAGGAATGGATGGCCTGGTCCAGGTCCGGGCTCGGCGGCGCCGCCAGCTCTTCGAGGTGGTTGATGACGTCGTCGGGTTTGAGGACCAGCACGTCGCAGTCCAGGCTGTCGAGCACGCTCTCCGCGGTATTGCCGATCAGCGCACCGGACAGGCCGCTGCGGGCCACACTGCCGATCACGGTCAGGGCCGCCCCCAGCCGCTTGGCGACGGCGGGGATCAGCGAATCGGCCGGCCCC contains the following coding sequences:
- a CDS encoding Lrp/AsnC family transcriptional regulator — translated: MSDLNPLRLDDIDRQLIAALQLNARESVAMLARKLGIARTTVISRIARLEKNKVITGYGLRLGQRVLDGGLQAYVGITLQPRSGKEVLRRLTSMAEVQQLCTVSGEFDFVAWLRADSPERLDQLLDEIGEVDGVEKTTTSIILSCKLDRGQKL
- a CDS encoding ABC transporter substrate-binding protein yields the protein MHNYKKILLAAAATLAFATPAVAADKLKIGTEGAYPPFNLIDADGQVVGFDVEIAQALCAKLQAECEVVTSDWDGIIPALNARKFDFLVSSMSITEERQQAVDFTEPYYTNKLQFIAPKGRDLKADKAGLQGKVIGAQRATIAGTWLEDNLDGVVDIKLYDTQENAYLDLSSGRLDGVLADTFVNWEWLKSEVGQNFEFKGEPVLDNDKIGVAVRKGDPLREKLNAALKEMVADGTYQQINDKYFPFSIY
- a CDS encoding saccharopine dehydrogenase family protein, which translates into the protein MNVLLLGAGHIGYTIAQLLHKSGDYQVLVADRDATSLQAIADLGIATRELDSADSKALEAAMQGQDAVLNALPYHMAIAVAQAAKATATHYFDLTEDVHATKTIMELAKDAKTAFMPQCGLAPGFIGIAAHSLARHFDSVREVKMRVGALPEFPTNALKYNLTWSVDGLVNEYCHPCEAIRNGKLQMVQPLEGLEHFSLDGVEYEAFNTSGGLGTLCETLQGKVEVLDYKTVRYPGHRDLMKFLLEDLRLADNQDKLKDILHGAVPSTMQDVVLVFVTVNGLRGGKLVQEVFSRKIFAAEQNGRLTSAIQITTAAGICAALDLFREQRLPQSGFISQEQVSLEDFLGNRFGQAYEEQEVQTQEAA
- a CDS encoding crotonase/enoyl-CoA hydratase family protein, whose amino-acid sequence is MSDYKAFRVELADKVAHVTINRPEKVNAMNADFWSEIIEIFRWVDATDEVRVVVLSGAGKHFSSGIDLMLLAQVGSQLGKDVGRNAETLRRKILELQGSFNAVDQCRKPVLAAIQGYCLGGAIDLIAACDMRYSTVDAQFSIKEIDIGMAADVGTLQRLPRIIGDGMMRELAYTGRTIDGEEARRIGLVNRTFGDASALLDGVMEIAWEIAAKSPIAVRGTKEMIRYMRDHRVDDGLEYVATWNAAMLQSADLRVAMAAHMSKQKPEFAD
- the gfa gene encoding S-(hydroxymethyl)glutathione synthase, translated to MTSTFSIHPAVDNGIQPGVEGFAGGTLVCHCPQDPVKVQIDAQSAHNHACGCTKCWKPKGALFSLVAVVPRDKLKVTEHAEKLAVVDAGATIQRHACRQCGVHMFGRIENSAHPFYGLDFVHTELSPDRGWSAPQFAAFVSSIIESGTSPALMGEVRARLKSLGLEPYDCLSPALMDAIATHVAKAAGTLKG
- a CDS encoding ferrous iron transporter B, which produces MVSGTRSLSLVRDELFTTMEEAESSLEQFIAERHNGSLLQQAVEGLQQVRGALSLIELTGAELLAQEVLDQATDIPADAGSERDEQLAALSNALHVLRRYLESVDAHRQEMPELLLPAINHLRLAGGQAALPESFFFSVRLDQQRPRRATPALDAAAKQTEGRRLRHMYQVGLLGFIREQNALASLKLMARAMNRLDGLYGNEPQGRLCWIAAAALEAQLDGQLLARKSRKQLFSRVDRELKQMLAHAQYETPRSLLKELLYLVALGDSRGPAVTPVRDVFGLTPLPFTDHLLEEEYRRLAGPGQSVMRSLSSAIREELTSLKDMLDLIERGTVQAENLGSLHALLGKLSKTLGMVGLSSAGNSLAAQLQTVAGWREQVVPPPAELNKLAEAVLYVEGMVASLESCERRDSRPGQAQPGREAETFAQHQLKEARIVVVDEAQAGLALAKRSITAYLENGGDRMHLANVPFSLQAVRGGLWFLGQERAALLVAACAEYIQTQMLDAPQMPSEQRLETLADALSSLEYYLEAGAVLRPETQPSVLDLAADSVHALGMKVAV
- a CDS encoding ABC transporter permease produces the protein MTLDLFGFGPALLAGAAMTIKLALSALSLGLVLGLLGALAKTSPYKPLQWLGGSYSTLVRGVPELLWVLLIYFGTVSLMRSLADLLGVVSLELSPFAAGTIALGLCFGAYATEVFRGAILAIPKGHREAGQALGLSKPRILWRLILPQMWRIALPGLGNLFMILMKDTALVSVIGLEEIMRRSQIAVTASKEPFTFFLVAAFIYLSLTILAMIGLHLLEKRASRGFLRAAA
- a CDS encoding arginine/lysine/ornithine decarboxylase, translated to MYKDLKFPVLIVHRDIKADTVAGERVRAIARELEQDGFSIVATASAAEGRIVASTHHGLACILVTAEGAGENKHLLADMVELIRIARVRAPHLPIFALGEQVTIENAPAEAMADLNQLRGILYLFEDTVAFLARQVARAARNYLDGLLPPFFKALVQHTAQSNYSWHTPGHGGGVAYRKSPVGQAFHQFFGENTLRSDLSVSVPELGSLLDHTGPLAEAEARAARNFGADHTYFVINGTSTANKIVWHSMVGRDDLVLVDRNCHKSILHSIIMTGAIPLYLSPERNELGIIGPIPLSEFSADSIRAKIAASPLAQARAAGGGAPKVKLAVVTNSTYDGLCYNAELIKQTLGDSVEVLHFDEAWYAYAAFHEFYAGRYGMGTSCEAEGPLVFTTHSTHKLLAAFSQASMIHVRDSGSRQLDRDRFNEAFMMHISTSPQYGIIASLDVASAMMEGPAGRSLIQETFDEALSFRRALANLRQNLEADDWWFSIWQPPRAEGAEEVATGDWLLQPQADWHGFGEVADDYVLLDPIKVTLVTPGLTAGGTLDQCGIPAAVVGKFLWERGLVVEKTGLYSFLVLFSMGITKGKWSTLLTELLEFKRCYDANQALSEALPSIAQAGGAHYQGMGLRDLCDALHGCYRENATAKALKRMYTVLPEVALKPADAYDQLVRGEVEAVPIDRLEGRIAAVMLVPYPPGIPLIMPGERFTPATRAIIDYLAFARTFDNSFPGFDADVHGLQRQEGPQGTLYTVDCIKA
- a CDS encoding ABC transporter permease — translated: MNWELIVKWLPRLAEGAWLTLELVGIAVIAGLILALPLGIARASRHWWLRVVPYGYIFFFRGTPLLVQLFLVYYGLAQFDAVREGPLWPYLRDAYWCAIITLTLHTAAYIAEILRGAIQAVPPGEIEAARALGMAHWQALLYIVLPRAARIGLPAYSNEVILMLKASALASTITLLELTGMSRTIIARTYQPVEIFFAAGLFYLLAAYLLVQAFRLLERRLRVDACQGR
- a CDS encoding ABC transporter ATP-binding protein, encoding MTSSPFALEIRDLHKRYGDHEVLKGISLGARDGDVISILGSSGSGKSTFLRCINLLENPHQGQIIVNGEELQLKRGAAGELHAASAKQINRLRSELGFVFQNFNLWPHMSVLDNITEAPRRVLGLSKAEATERAEALLAKVGIADKRHVYPNQLSGGQQQRAAIARTLCMEPKVILFDEPTSALDPEMVQEVLSVIRALAEEGRTMLLVTHEMNFARQVSSEVVFLHQGLVEEQGPPEQVFDNPQSARCKQFMSSNH